One window of the Vigna radiata var. radiata cultivar VC1973A chromosome 1, Vradiata_ver6, whole genome shotgun sequence genome contains the following:
- the LOC106755909 gene encoding probable serine/threonine protein kinase IREH1 isoform X2 codes for MVFKGRFFSSKKSDSSSPDASSNSPRSFSSNSPSRSDKKKAKSAAHPTLAAGGGGGALAACRQTQVKDGTKKKDVVKGKESQTPPPEARKDSPVKKLTAAEGRESSVSPILASSLGLNRIKTRSGPLPQESFFGFRGEKGTTALGGSNLSRPGVGVRGGDGKKKEPANQNRVGFREGSHGGASATGGWGDNGSNSDSVSTLGSMPPREQSPVVLPRSRLQNGESSSEAAGKQASSWAQSGGLRSADVCTPETAYDFENPKESESPRFQAILRVTSAPRKRFPSDIKSFSHELNSKGVWPFPFLKPRRLNNLEEILVVIRAKFDKAKEDVNSDLAIFAADLVGILEKNADTHPEWQETIEDLLVLARSCAMTSSGEFWLQCESIVQELDDRRQEHPPGMLKQLHTRMLFILTRCTRLLQFHKESGLAEDEPVFNLRQSRVLHSAGKCIPPSVGRDSKSSSAAKALKPSSKKAFSQEQSMMGWKKDVMQPENLSLPADDDNTKHFDSSGRDRMASWKKFPSPSGKSPKEAAQLKEQNYGRVESSKASINKRFPSDVDLSTAKPSEFLPIKDSLDHASKHQHKVSWGYWGDQQNNSEENSIICRICEEEVPTSHVEDHSRICAVADRCDQKGLSVNDRLVRIAETLEKMMESCSQKDTQQMVGSPDVAKVSNSSMTEESDVPSPKLSDWSRRGSDDMLDCFPETDNSAFMDDLKGLPLISCKTRFGPKSDQGMTTSSAGSMTPRSPLMTPRTSQIDLLLAGKGAYSEHDDLLQMNELADIARCVANAPLDDDRTTSYLLSCLDDLRVVVERRKFDALTVETFGTRIEKLIREKYLQLTEMVDVEKIDTESTVDDDVLLEDDVVRSLRTSPIHSSRDRTSIDDFEIIKPISRGAFGRVFLAKKRTTGDLFAIKVLKKADMIRKNAVESILAERDILITVRNPFVVRFFYSFTCRENLYLVMEYLNGGDLYSLLRNLGCLDEEVARVYIAEVVLALEYLHSLHVVHRDLKPDNLLIAHDGHIKLTDFGLSKVGLINSTDDLSGPAVNGTSLLEEDEAADVFTSEDQWERRKKRSAVGTPDYLAPEILLGTGHAYTADWWSVGVILFELLVGIPPFNAEHPQTIFDNILNRKIPWPSVPAEMSPEAQDLIDRLLTEDPNQRLGSKGASEVKQHVFFKDINWDTLARQKAAFVPASESALDTSYFTSRYSWNTSDGLVYPASDVEDSSDADSLSGSSSCLSNRQDEVGDECGGLAEFDSGTSVNYSFSNFSFKNLSQLASINYDLTKGWKDDPPTNSSA; via the exons ATGGTCTTCAAGGGAAGGTTCTTCTCTTCCAAAAAATCTGATTCCTCTAGCCCCGATGCGTCATCCAACAGTCCTCGATCTTTCTCCTCCAATTCCCCTTCCAGATCCGACAAGAAGAAGGCTAAATCCGCTGCTCATCCAACTTTAGCAGCCGGAGGCGGCGGTGGAGCTCTTGCTGCGTGTCGTCAGACGCAGGTGAAGGACGGGACCAAGAAGAAGGATGTGGTCAAGGGGAAGGAAAGTCAAACTCCGCCGCCGGAAGCTCGCAAGGATTCTCCGGTGAAGAAGTTGACGGCGGCGGAGGGACGGGAATCGTCGGTGTCGCCGATTCTGGCGTCGTCGCTCGGGCTGAACAGGATCAAGACGAGATCGGGACCGCTGCCGCAGGAGAGCTTCTTCGGGTTCAGGGGCGAGAAGGGAACCACGGCGCTAGGCGGCAGCAATCTCTCCCGTCCCGGCGTCGGCGTGCGCGGCGGCGatgggaagaagaaggaacCGGCCAATCAGAACAGGGTCGGGTTTCGTGAGGGTTCCCATGGCGGTGCCAGTGCTACCGGAGGGTGGGGCGATAATGGGAGCAATTCTGACAGCGTGTCAACCTTGGGGAGTATGCCGCCAAGGGAGCAGAGTCCGGTGGTGTTGCCTCGGTCGCGGTTGCAGAACGGAGAATCGTCCTCGGAAGCCGCAG GCAAGCAGGCATCGTCATGGGCTCAGTCTGGAGGCTTAAGAAGTGCAGATGTTTGTACTCCAGAG acggcatatgattttgaaaacccaaaGGAGTCTGAATCTCCTCGCTTTCAAGCCATATTACGTGTCACTAGTGCACCTAGAAAGAGGTTTCCTTCGGATATCAAAAGTTTTTCCCATGAGTTGAATTCAAAAGGTGTCTGGCCTTTTCCATTTTTGAAGCCCCGGCGGTTGAATAACCTTGAG GAGATTTTGGTCGTTATTAGGGCAAAATTTGATAAAGCGAAGGAAGATGTAAACTCCGATTTAGCCATTTTTGCGGCAGATCTGGTAGGAATTCTTGAAAAGAATGCAGATACTCATCCTGAATGGCAAGAGACAATTGAGGACTTGCTAGTTTTGGCAAGGAGCTGTGCTATGACTTCATCTGGCGAGTTTTGGCTTCAGTGTGAAAGCATAGTTCAGGAGTTGGATGATAGGCGTCAAGAGCATCCTCCTGGGATGCTAAAGCAGCTTCACACCCGAATGCTTTTCATTCTCACGAGGTGTACCCGATTATTGCAATTCCACAAGGAAAGTGGTTTGGCTGAGGATGAACCTGTTTTCAATCTTCGTCAATCAAGAGTCTTGCATTCTGCTGGAAAATGTATTCCTCCTAGTGTGGGAAGGGATTCTAAAAGTTCAAGTGCTGCAAAAGCCTTAAAGCCTTCATCTAAAAAAGCTTTTAGTCAAGAACAGAGTATGATGGGTTGGAAGAAAGATGTTATGCAACCGGAAAATCTTTCACTTCCTGCTGATGATGATAATACAAAACATTTTGACTCTTCAGGCAGGGATCGAATGGCTTCTTGGAAGAAATTCCCGTCTCCATCTGGAAAAAGCCCTAAAGAAGCTGCTCAGTTGAAGGAACAAAATTATGGGAGGGTTGAATCTTCAAAGGCATCAATTAATAAGAGATTTCCTTCTGATGTGGACCTTTCTACTGCAAAGCCATCTGAGTTTCTTCCTATCAAAGATTCCTTGGATCATGCTTCCAAACACCAACATAAAGTTTCTTGGGGATACTGGGGAGATCAGCAGAATAATAGTGAGGAGAACTCAATAATTTGTCGTATATGTGAAGAGGAAGTTCCTACTTCACATGTTGAAGATCATTCGAGGATTTGTGCAGTTGCTGATAGATGCGATCAGAAGGGACTGAGTGTCAATGATCGTCTTGTCAGAATTGCTGAAACACTAGAAAAGATGATGGAGTCTTGTTCACAAAAGGATACCCAACAAATGGTGGGAAGTCCTGATGTTGCAAAAGTATCAAATTCTAGTATGACTGAAGAATCTGATGTTCCTTCTCCTAAACTTAGTGATTGGTCTCGCAGAGGCTCAGATGACATGCTAGACTGTTTCCCCGAAACTGATAATTCTGCTTTTATGGATGACCTGAAAGGATTACCACTTATATCATGCAAAACTCGTTTCGGTCCAAAGTCTGACCAAGGTATGACAACATCATCTGCAGGGAGCATGACTCCAAGGTCACCGTTGATGACACCACGGACAAGTCAGATTGACTTGCTCTTGGCGGGGAAGGGTGCTTATTCTGAACATGATGATCTGCTGCAG ATGAATGAACTTGCTGATATAGCTCGATGTGTGGCAAATGCACCTCTGGACGATGATCGCACAACTTCATATTTATTATCTTGTCTCGATGACTTGCGGGTTGTTGTAGAACGAAGGAAATTTGATGCACTTACTGTGGAGACCTTTGGAACACGTATTGAGAAGCTGATACG AGAGAAGTATCTGCAGCTCACTGAGATGGTGGATGTTGAAAAGATAGATACAGAGAGCACCGTTGATGATGATGTTCTTTTGGAAGATGATGTGGTTCGTAGTTTGAGAACAAGCCCAATCCATTCATCAAGGGATCGTACCTCTATTGATGACTTTGAAATTATAAAACCTATCAGTCGTGGGGCATTTGGGAGGGTTTTCTTGGCTAAAAAGAGAACAACCGGTGATCTTTTTGCAATAAAG GTTCTCAAGAAGGCAGATATGATCCGTAAAAATGCTGTGGAAAGTATATTAGCAGAACGTGATATCTTAATTACAGTACGCAATCCTTTTGTG GTTCGATTCTTCTATTCTTTTACATGTCGTGAAAACTTATATCTTGTTATGGAGTATTTGAATGGAGGTGACCTGTATTCATTATTAAGAAATTTAGGTTGCCTAGATGAGGAAGTTGCTCGAGTATATATTGCTGAAGTG gTGCTTGCGTTAGAGTATTTGCATTCCCTGCATGTGGTTCATCGAGATCTGAAGCCTGACAATTTATTGATAGCGCATGATGGTCACATCAAG TTAACAGACTTTGGGCTTTCTAAGGTTGGTCTCATCAACAGCACAGATGATCTGTCTGGCCCAGCAGTGAATGGGACATCCCTACTTGAAGAGGATGAGGCTGCTGATGTATTTACATCTGAGGATCAATGGGAAAGGAGGAAAAAACGCTCTGCAGTGGGCACGCCTGATTACTTAGCCCCAGAGATACTTTTGGGAACTGGACATG CGTATACTGCCGATTGGTGGTCTGTTGGGGTCATTTTATTTGAGTTGCTTGTTGGTATTCCACCCTTCAATGCCGAGCATCCTCAG actatatttgataatattctTAATCGTAAAATACCTTGGCCTTCAGTTCCTGCAGAGATGAGTCCTGAAGCACAGGATCTTATTGATCG ATTATTGACAGAAGATCCTAATCAGAGACTGGGATCTAAAGGCGCATCAGAG GTAAAGCAACATGTTTTCTTCAAGGATATAAACTGGGACACACTTGCCAGGCAGAAA GCTGCATTTGTTCCTGCTTCTGAGAGTGCTCTGGATACCAGTTACTTCACTAGTCGCTACTCATGGAATACTTCTGATGGCCTTGTATATCCAGCCAGTGATGTTGAGGATTCTAGTGATGCTGATAGCTTAAGTGGCAGCAGTAGTTGCTTGAGCAATCGCCAAGATGAAGTG GGAGATGAATGTGGGGGTCTTGCTGAGTTTGATTCTGGCACATCTGTCAATTACTCTTTCAGTAATTTCTCCTTTAAG AACCTCTCCCAGCTTGCATCAATCAACTACGATCTCACTAAAGGATGGAAAGATGATCCTCCGACGAATTCTAGTGCATAG